One stretch of Amycolatopsis sp. NBC_00345 DNA includes these proteins:
- a CDS encoding helicase HerA domain-containing protein produces the protein MERAALAALRFNWAAVPDDVWRPPSFHVDGLHPAVVQVVRDGLADAVASDGASPIGLVLEGQRGSGKTHLLGWLRQQVQTRGGYFFLVSLLSARQFWVSVLASMLDGLVRPVPGSESQSHLLLRRLSARVGAPRAVRRAFTGESALTKDALDDFLTGLEAVDEYVVRTSQETVRALALSASAEVAHREVADNYFACDEEAVPGERSAWGMRRAARTAEEIVHELSLILALTGPTVMAVDQIDTLLAQSALGADPAHQGEVEAAAWHDAMVIEGVAGGLMSLRERTRRTLTVVACLPATWALVKTRATATVLDRFREAPQLGTIKSADLARELIARRFGTYFGRLGIEPPYPTWPVRPEAFDSGGDFTPRQLLITIDRHVRGCLLADTAAELTQLGEPATGPPTSTTAMPESPADPQALAGYDARFEALKDTADVASPLEAETEDTVVPSLLSAGLTAWKLEQGEQGSAFEVDPLPSAKPRLHARLRLVLDESTGDQVHWCFRAVSDKHHGNAALNRLRNADEAAALDSTVAKRKLFLLRNEPWSGAKTQEELRAIAERGGQTLPLDHEDLRVLTALRTLLDDDPTGIQPWLVSRRPAQHLSVLRTALTDVGSWLPAGPQPTAAPSVTSRDEVVVAPENPRHGDAPADVPTLIVGRDHTTERPARLDLEALRKHMTIFAGSGSGKTVLIRRLVEECALQGVSAIVLDPNNDLARLGDAWPEPPAQWDEGDAAKAADYLDHTDVVVWTPRREAGRPLSFQPLPDFGATLDDPDEFAEAVEAAVASLAPRAMLHGRAAKAHLGQAVLRRAVEHYGRRGGTRLPGLIDTLADLPDGIIDLADAGKIGAGLAQALTATMVNDPLFGGTGTPVDPGLLLTPKAGKRARVSVISMVGLPSDEARQSFVNQLQMALFAWIKRHPASERPLLGLLVMDEAQTFAPSGAITACTRSTLALASQARKYGLGLVFATQAPKGLHNRIPGNAATQFYGRLNSPIQVEAAREMAKGKGGDVPDVSRLSSGEFYLAAEGAKPRKLHVPLCLSYHPRSPLTSEEVVSRAAAELAR, from the coding sequence ATGGAGCGTGCCGCCCTCGCCGCCCTCAGGTTCAACTGGGCGGCGGTTCCCGACGACGTGTGGCGGCCTCCCTCGTTCCACGTGGACGGGCTGCACCCGGCTGTCGTCCAGGTGGTGCGCGACGGGCTCGCCGACGCGGTCGCCAGCGACGGTGCCAGCCCGATCGGCCTGGTGCTCGAAGGACAGCGCGGCTCGGGCAAGACCCACTTGCTCGGGTGGCTGCGACAGCAGGTACAGACCCGGGGCGGCTACTTCTTCCTGGTGAGCCTGCTCAGCGCGCGGCAGTTCTGGGTCAGCGTGCTGGCGTCGATGCTGGACGGGCTGGTCCGGCCGGTTCCCGGCAGCGAATCCCAGTCACACCTGTTGCTGCGGCGGTTGTCGGCGCGGGTGGGGGCTCCCCGCGCCGTCCGCCGGGCGTTCACGGGCGAGAGTGCGTTGACCAAGGACGCGCTGGACGATTTCCTGACCGGCCTGGAGGCCGTCGACGAATACGTCGTCCGCACCAGTCAGGAGACCGTGCGTGCCCTGGCGCTGAGCGCTTCGGCCGAGGTAGCCCATCGGGAAGTCGCCGACAACTACTTCGCCTGCGACGAGGAGGCGGTTCCTGGTGAACGCTCGGCCTGGGGAATGCGCCGGGCGGCGCGTACCGCGGAGGAGATCGTCCACGAGCTGTCCCTGATCCTGGCGCTGACCGGCCCGACGGTGATGGCCGTCGACCAGATCGACACGCTGCTTGCCCAGTCGGCGCTGGGCGCCGACCCGGCGCACCAGGGCGAGGTCGAAGCGGCGGCCTGGCACGATGCGATGGTCATCGAGGGAGTCGCCGGCGGCCTTATGTCGCTACGCGAACGCACCCGCCGAACGTTGACCGTCGTGGCTTGCCTGCCCGCCACCTGGGCGCTGGTCAAGACAAGGGCCACCGCCACTGTTCTCGACCGCTTCCGGGAGGCTCCGCAGCTCGGCACGATCAAGAGCGCGGACCTCGCCCGCGAGCTCATTGCCCGGCGCTTCGGGACGTACTTCGGCCGGCTCGGGATCGAGCCACCGTACCCCACGTGGCCGGTCCGGCCCGAGGCATTCGATTCCGGCGGTGACTTCACGCCCCGGCAGTTGCTCATCACCATCGACAGGCACGTCCGCGGCTGCCTGCTCGCCGATACCGCCGCGGAACTGACGCAGCTGGGTGAGCCCGCGACCGGCCCGCCGACGTCGACCACTGCGATGCCCGAGTCCCCTGCGGACCCGCAGGCGCTGGCCGGGTACGACGCCCGGTTCGAAGCGTTGAAGGACACGGCCGACGTCGCAAGTCCGCTGGAGGCCGAAACCGAGGACACGGTGGTACCGAGCCTGCTCAGCGCCGGCCTGACCGCCTGGAAGCTGGAGCAGGGCGAGCAGGGCTCGGCGTTCGAGGTGGACCCGCTGCCCAGCGCGAAACCCCGCCTGCACGCCCGGCTGCGCCTGGTCCTCGACGAAAGCACGGGAGACCAGGTGCACTGGTGCTTCCGCGCCGTCAGCGACAAGCACCACGGCAATGCGGCGCTCAACCGCCTGCGCAACGCCGACGAAGCCGCCGCGCTGGACAGCACGGTGGCGAAGCGGAAGCTCTTCCTGCTCCGGAACGAGCCCTGGTCGGGTGCAAAGACGCAAGAGGAACTGCGCGCCATCGCGGAGCGGGGCGGGCAAACGCTGCCACTGGATCACGAGGACTTGCGGGTGCTCACAGCACTCCGCACGCTGCTCGACGACGACCCCACCGGGATCCAGCCGTGGCTAGTCTCACGCCGCCCAGCCCAGCACCTCTCGGTGTTGCGAACGGCACTGACGGACGTCGGCTCATGGCTTCCGGCCGGCCCGCAACCGACGGCAGCCCCGTCGGTGACGTCTCGGGACGAGGTCGTGGTGGCGCCGGAGAATCCCCGGCACGGGGATGCCCCCGCCGACGTACCGACCCTGATCGTCGGGCGCGATCACACAACGGAACGACCTGCCCGGCTCGACCTCGAAGCTCTGCGCAAGCACATGACGATCTTCGCTGGGTCCGGTTCGGGCAAGACGGTGCTGATCCGCAGGCTCGTCGAGGAGTGCGCGCTGCAAGGCGTCTCCGCCATCGTACTGGATCCCAACAACGACCTGGCCCGGCTCGGCGACGCTTGGCCGGAACCGCCGGCGCAATGGGACGAGGGCGATGCGGCGAAAGCAGCCGACTACCTGGACCACACCGACGTCGTGGTGTGGACACCGCGCAGGGAAGCCGGCCGCCCGCTGAGTTTCCAACCGCTGCCCGACTTTGGCGCCACGCTCGACGACCCCGACGAGTTCGCCGAAGCCGTGGAGGCGGCCGTCGCGTCGCTCGCACCTAGAGCGATGCTGCACGGGCGGGCGGCGAAGGCGCACTTGGGGCAGGCGGTCCTGCGCCGCGCGGTCGAGCACTACGGCCGGCGGGGTGGTACCCGGTTGCCAGGGCTCATCGACACCCTCGCCGACCTGCCCGACGGGATCATCGACCTGGCCGACGCCGGCAAGATCGGTGCGGGATTGGCGCAGGCGCTGACGGCCACGATGGTCAACGACCCGTTGTTCGGCGGTACCGGCACTCCGGTCGACCCTGGCCTGCTGCTCACCCCGAAGGCGGGCAAGCGTGCCCGGGTTTCCGTCATCAGCATGGTCGGGCTGCCGTCCGACGAGGCACGCCAGAGCTTCGTGAACCAGTTGCAGATGGCGCTGTTCGCGTGGATCAAGAGACACCCGGCCAGCGAGCGGCCGCTGCTCGGCCTGCTGGTCATGGACGAAGCGCAGACGTTCGCCCCGTCCGGCGCGATCACCGCGTGCACGCGGAGCACCTTGGCCCTGGCCTCGCAAGCTCGGAAGTACGGTCTGGGACTGGTCTTCGCCACCCAGGCACCCAAAGGCCTGCACAACCGCATCCCGGGCAACGCCGCCACGCAGTTCTACGGCCGGCTCAACAGCCCGATCCAGGTCGAGGCGGCGCGAGAAATGGCCAAAGGCAAGGGCGGCGACGTACCGGATGTCTCACGCCTGAGCAGCGGCGAGTTCTACCTGGCCGCGGAGGGCGCGAAGCCACGCAAGCTGCACGTGCCCCTCTGCCTCAGCTACCACCCCCGCAGTCCGCTCACCAGTGAAGAGGTCGTTTCCCGGGCCGCGGCGGAGCTGGCGAGGTAA